The nucleotide sequence acgagtataaacctctcacctaaacaaagaaaaaaatataaaatttttattgtgttttgttttgtgttttaattgcagggtgggagtgcagtcatTAATAAAATTCCCGACGCCATAAGGAGTGGGACAAGTGCGTGGAGATCAGAGGAAAGCTCAGGCTTGCTATGTCTCTTCCACTAAGGGAAAGGGGAGGAACGAGACTCTATCAATTACTGAATAGCAATACAAAATTCTTTCACCAAGAAAGCCGTATACAAACCTCAACCGGTTGAGAAATTGGAGGTTATACGATTATGCGAGAGCAAACTAGAAAAGGAAGCGCACGTCGGCTCACAATTACCTGAGAAGCTAAAACATGAGATAGTAGtatgtttgaaagaaaatatggacATCTTTGCTTGGGCACCAGCTGACATGCCTGGTATCAATCCAAAAGTAATCTGTCATCATTTAAATGTGGATCCTCATTTCAAGCCTATGCATCAGAAGAAGCAAAACATCACTCCTGACAAATTGGTAGCTCTAAAGGAGGAAGTCGATAAGTTGTTGGAAGCTGGGTTCATCCGAGAAGTATTGTATCCAGATTGGTTAGCGAATGTGGTAATGGTCAAAAAGTCAAATGACGAATGGTGAGTGTGTGTGGATTTCACAAATCTCAATAAGGCCTGTCCGAAAGATTCGTACCCACTTCCGAGAATTGATCAGCTGGTAGATGACACATCTGCATACCAATTATTAAGTTTCTTAGATGCATTCTTGGGAtatcaccaaataatgatgCATCCCTGTGATCAAGAAAAAACTTCCTTCATTACAGAAAAGGGAACTTACTACTACAAAGTCATGTCGTTTGGGCTTAAGAACGCTGGGGCTACTTACTAACGCATGGTAAACAAAGTTTTTAAACATCTGTTGGGCAGTACAATGGAGGCTTATGTGGACGATATGATTGTGAAAATTTTAGAGCAAGAGTCACATGTAAAGAAGTTATCCCAGGTATTTGAAGTATTTCGACAATACAACATGCGGATGAATCCCTCGAAATGTACCTTTGGAGTGTAGTCTGGCAAATTCTTGTGGTATATGATCACACAAAGGGGCATCGAGACAAACCCCGAAAAAATTCAGGCGATACTGGATATGGAGCCTCCGACATCAATTAAGGACGTTCAACGGTTAACAGGTCGGATGTCAGCTCTAGGATGCTTCCTCTCCAAGTAAGCCGAAAGAGAACTCCCATTCCTTCAAACATTGAAGGCtgggaaaaagtttgagtggacagaGCAATGTCAGAAGTCATTTGAGGCATTGAAAGAGTACCTGAAAGAAGTCCCCCTATTGACACGACCAAAAATTGGGGAAACATTATATGTGTATTTGGGCATAAGTGAAAGAGCAATAAGTGCAGTGTTGATTAAGAAAGAGGGACAATCGGACCGACCAATATACTATGTCAGTAAAGTTTTACAAGGTCCAGAAACGCGTTATCCTTTTGCAGAAAAGGTAGTCCTTGCCTTGGTGAATGCTGCTCGAAAGTTAAGACCCTACTTTCAGGCTTATTCCATCATTGTGTGGACGGATCAACCACTGCGAAGTGTCTTACAAAAACCAGAGTGTTCTGGTTGACTCACCAAATGGTCAATTGAACTGAGTGAATACGACATACAATTACAGCCGAGACAAGCCATTAAGGGACAAGCATTGATAGATTTTATAGTTGAATGCACAACCACTGGTGAACCAGATGTTGAAAATCAGTCAGAATGGTCAATGTTTGTTGATAGGGCTTCCAGCTCGAAGTGGGGCTGGGATAGTACTCATTCCCCCCGAAGGAGACGCCTTGGAGTATTCTCTACGATTCGTATTTCCCAATTCAAATAATGTAGCAGAATGCGAAGCATTAATTGCTGGGATAAGGTTAGCTCGAAAACTTGAGGTGACCCAACTGAAAACTCATAGCGACCCTCAACTAATTGTTCAACAATTTCACGGGCAATATGAGACTAGGGACTCGATAATGGCGCAATATCTACAAAAAGTCAAGGCCCTCGCACAATTATTCCAAAACTTTCAGTTAGTGCAGATTAATCGGTCCCTTAATAGCCATGCAGATGCCTTATCTAAGTTAGCATCAGCTAAAGAAACTCTCGGAAGAGCTGT is from Diospyros lotus cultivar Yz01 chromosome 2, ASM1463336v1, whole genome shotgun sequence and encodes:
- the LOC127794788 gene encoding uncharacterized protein LOC127794788; the protein is MEISGMMQGARLASFQESLSLDPPRSLADLFAKQGGSAVINKIPDAIRSGTTIQNSFTKKAVYKPQPVEKLEVIRLCESKLEKEAHVGSQLPEKLKHEIVVCLKENMDIFAWAPADMPGINPKVICHHLNVDPHFKPMHQKKQNITPDKLVALKEEVDKLLEAGFIREVLYPDWLANVVMVKKSNDECTMEAYVDDMIVKILEQESHVKKLSQAGKKFEWTEQCQKSFEALKEYLKEVPLLTRPKIGETLYVYLGISERAISAVLIKKEGQSDRPIYYVSKVLQGPETRYPFAEKVVLALVNAARKLRPYFQAYSIIVWTDQPLRSVLQKPECSG